AATTTCACGGGCAAGCAGATGAGGTCTTCAAGGTCAAACACGTTTCTGTTCTGCAATGCCTGATTGTATGAATCACAATGGGCCAGTGTTGCCGGGTCAATTTCTTCATCTATGCCCTGCTTAAATCTTTCTATTTGTTTAAGAATCTTTTTTGTTTCTTTCTTTTTTGTCTCGGGAATCGACAGATAGTCAGTCTTTTCCTCTTCAATAATGAAAAAATCTGCGGTCCGTTCAAAAACATCATGATACTTTCTTAAAACCTCCAGCCCGAAGGCATGAAAGGTGGAAACCTTGATATGTTTTCCGGCTATCTTGGTTTTGAGGCGTTCGCTTATTTCCTGCGCTGCTTTGTTGGAAAAGGTGACAGCCAGAATATTTTCCGGCTGGACCTGAAAATGCTCGACCAAATAAACAATACGTTCTGTAAGTACATGGGTTTTACCTGAACCCGGTCCGGCAATAATTACCTGCATGCCTTTTTCTGCTTCGATAACAGCTTTTTGTTCCAGATTTTCTCCCTGCGCAATATATTTTTGTTGTTCATTGATCGGATGAACCGGTTTGAAGCTATCATGCAGCTGTTTGAAAGCCTGTATATCAAATTCAATAGTAGACTGATTAACCTGACAAATCTGACCTTTTACAGGATCGGGCAAAACAAACAGCGAGGTTTTATTTAAAGCCTTTAATTCCTTTTTCTGAAAAACCGAAATTTTCCCGAATTCTCCGTCATAACCTTCATCAATATACACCTGGCCGCATCTGAGCCTTCTGATTCCTTCGGCAATCAGCTCACCGCCAAATTTTTTCAATTCTTCCTCCGGCTTGAAAAGAAGTATCTCAAATTCCGAACCTAGTTGCGCGATTAATCTTTCATATTCTTGTATTACACCTTTAGAGGATGTGCTTTTCTGTTGCAGAATTTCCGCTACAAGTTCCGGCAGAGGTGTAATGCTGTGAAATATCTGATTGTTTGCCGAATAATCAGGCTGAAGCCTGTCGGCAAGCTCTGCAACTCTGTACATAACCCCGATGGTCACAGGTTTTCCGCAAACCGGACAGATACCCTGGTGCCTTACTGTTTCCAGCGGGTCCCAGCATATATTACATTTGCGATGTCCGTCATAATGATATTTGCCTTCCTGAGGGAAAAATTCTACTGTCCCCAAAAAGCCTTTTCCGGTTTTAAGACTTTCATAAATATCCTGATAAGTCAGGTTTGTGTCGAATAAATTAGCTTCCCGGCCAAGCTTTTCAGGCGAATGAGCATCAGAATTGGAAACCAGGCGGTAGGAATCCAGAAAACTGCAGGCCCTGTTCATGGCCGGGTCGCTGGATAATCCTGTCTCCAGAGCAAATATATGCGGCGTCAAATCGTCAAAACATTCCCTGACCGAATCGAACCCTGATTTTGAGCCCAGCACTGAAAACCATGGTGTCCAGATATGGGCCGGTATCATAAAAGCTTGCTCATGGATTGTTAACAGGATTTCCAGAAGGTGCCTGGAATCAAGCCCCAGAATAGGCCGCCCGTCAGACCTGATGTTCCCAATTTTTTCCAGTTTGGATTGAAATTTTTCTACACTTTCAAAATCCGGCAAAACACAGACATTATGAACTTTTCGCGTCTTTCCGTTCTTTTTATAAATAGAGCTGATTTCGGTTGTCAGAATAAATCTGGTCGATTTCTGATCATCCTTGAGTTTATATAATCCCTGCTCCGCTTTTTCCAGTTTTTCCTTTAGTTCCTTAAGCCAGCCGGGATGCACACAATCACCGGTTCCCACCACCTGTATGCCTTTAATCGCCGCCCATTTGGCAAGTTCATGTGGCACAAGCGCCTTGCTGGTAGCACGGGAAAAATGTGAATGGATATGAAAATCAACAATAAATTTCATAAAGCTTCTTTAATATAACACAAAATTATAAGTGCGTAATGGGACAGAAACAGAAAGTTTTGTATCTTTTTTAAAAAAT
This region of Candidatus Margulisiibacteriota bacterium genomic DNA includes:
- a CDS encoding UvrD-helicase domain-containing protein, which encodes MKFIVDFHIHSHFSRATSKALVPHELAKWAAIKGIQVVGTGDCVHPGWLKELKEKLEKAEQGLYKLKDDQKSTRFILTTEISSIYKKNGKTRKVHNVCVLPDFESVEKFQSKLEKIGNIRSDGRPILGLDSRHLLEILLTIHEQAFMIPAHIWTPWFSVLGSKSGFDSVRECFDDLTPHIFALETGLSSDPAMNRACSFLDSYRLVSNSDAHSPEKLGREANLFDTNLTYQDIYESLKTGKGFLGTVEFFPQEGKYHYDGHRKCNICWDPLETVRHQGICPVCGKPVTIGVMYRVAELADRLQPDYSANNQIFHSITPLPELVAEILQQKSTSSKGVIQEYERLIAQLGSEFEILLFKPEEELKKFGGELIAEGIRRLRCGQVYIDEGYDGEFGKISVFQKKELKALNKTSLFVLPDPVKGQICQVNQSTIEFDIQAFKQLHDSFKPVHPINEQQKYIAQGENLEQKAVIEAEKGMQVIIAGPGSGKTHVLTERIVYLVEHFQVQPENILAVTFSNKAAQEISERLKTKIAGKHIKVSTFHAFGLEVLRKYHDVFERTADFFIIEEEKTDYLSIPETKKKETKKILKQIERFKQGIDEEIDPATLAHCDSYNQALQNRNVFDLEDLICLPVKLFQMQPQILAQYQKQINCLLVDEFQDINEKQYELINLLIGKTDTSVNSFRNVMIIGDPDQAIYGFRGSDARLMERFQADYPEAKVISLNRSYRCPENILKAAGQVLQKKYLLSGKTDPVKIHLQQCETD